The sequence CTTCCTACGGTGTCTCCAGTCCGACCCCATGACCAACGACGCGCTCACGGCCTTCGCCGACCCGCGCTTTTGCACGACCGTCCTGTACGGGGAGTCGGCGCAACCGCAGCTGCCGGCGTGGAACGTCTCGATGTTCCCCCAGGCCTGGATCGCGGCGGTGAGCGGCGGTCCGTCGACCGCCGGCACCATCCATGTGCCCCTCCCCAGCGAGGGTGAGCAAGCGGGGGCGCCGCCCGGGTCCACGTGCTTCGCCGCCGTCTCGTCCGGCGGTACCGACACTCCCGTGCCCCTCCAAGCCGGGGCCGGTCAGTACCTGGACATCCGTGCCGACGCCTGGGGGCTGATCTCGGTGAGGCCGGCCGGGTGGTACAACGGCGCACTGGCCCGCGTGAAACGCGACGGGCCCTATGCGACCGGCGACGCCGACACGTTCTTCGGGGGCGACGGCGCGCTCCGGAACCTGCTGACGGGGATGTACGTCGCCCTCCACCCGACCGTCGAGGCATCGGTGACACCGGCGTTCGCCACCGCGCTCCACCAGCGCGTGGCGTCCGGCGCGTCCGTGCGCATCGGTGGACTGGTCTTCGAGTCGCTCGACGTCACCGGCGGTTGCGCCGGTCCTGCCGGTCCCGATGGTCCGCCGCCCGGACCGCTCGTCAGCGTGGTGGCGTCGTCGGCGTCGTCGGCGTCGTCGGACGCGGTGATCGTCGGCGTCACGGTCGCGTCGCTGGCGGGGGCGTCGTGAGGCGCGACGATCCGGTCCGGCCGCATCAGGCGATGCGGCGGGCCCTCGGGCCGTCGGGCGGGCCACAGCGGTCGGGGTGGAGGACGGTGGCGAGCATCTCGCACCCGTCCACCAGCCGCGGCCCGGGGCGCACGACGTAGGCGTCGGCGTCGACTGCCCACACCTCCGCCCCGGCCGGTAGGTGCCCGGCCCGGGCGACCTCGTCGGCCAGCGCGACGGCACCGTCCAGCCGGTACCCGCACGGGGAAACGACGACGACGTCGGCGCCGCAGCCGCCGACCCGGCCCCAGGTGACGGCCTCCGAGCGTTCGCCGCCCCGGCCGAGCACCTCGACGCCGCCGGCGGCCGCGACCATGTCGGGCACCCAGTGGCCGGCCGAGAACGGCGGGTCGGTCCACTCCAGGACGAGCGTGCGGCGCGCCGCCACGCCGTCCAGCCGCGCCGCCAGCCGGTCGAGGCGGGCTCGCAGCGACGCCATGAGGTCGCTTGCCGCGGCGTCTCGGCCGGTGGCCCGGCCCACCACGCCGATCGAGGTGACGACGTCGTCCAGCCGCACGGGGTCGAGGGTGACCACCGCCGACCGGCAGCCGAGGTGGGCCAGCGCGTCCTCCACCTCGGAGACGTCCACCGCGCAGACCGCGCACAGGTCCTGGGTGACGATGAGGTCGGGCTCGACGTC comes from Acidimicrobiales bacterium and encodes:
- a CDS encoding ABC transporter substrate-binding protein, which translates into the protein MRIVSLLPSATEILFALGLGDEVVGVTFECDHPAEARSRRIVSTSALPDGLAPAEIDAVVRQRLARGDDLYHLDRGAFADVEPDLIVTQDLCAVCAVDVSEVEDALAHLGCRSAVVTLDPVRLDDVVTSIGVVGRATGRDAAASDLMASLRARLDRLAARLDGVAARRTLVLEWTDPPFSAGHWVPDMVAAAGGVEVLGRGGERSEAVTWGRVGGCGADVVVVSPCGYRLDGAVALADEVARAGHLPAGAEVWAVDADAYVVRPGPRLVDGCEMLATVLHPDRCGPPDGPRARRIA